Proteins from a genomic interval of Salmo salar chromosome ssa14, Ssal_v3.1, whole genome shotgun sequence:
- the LOC106568758 gene encoding uncharacterized protein C1orf21 homolog, with product MGCTSAKQVSAVPSGEEGRSKAYSNGDLLSDEYKKGVEKVKYINGEEERLNTCNQDSTEKTALLTRVQRTDDTGSNGNGKTQIHSSESQQEFFRMLDEKIEKGQDYCSEEEDMT from the exons ATGGGCTGCACCTCGGCCAAGCAGGTGTCGGCAGTGCCAAGTGGTGAGGAGGGCCGCAGTAAAGCCTACAGTAATGGGGACCTTCTTTCCG acgAGTACAAAAAAGGAGTGGAAAAGGTCAAGTATATCAATGGAGAAGAGGAAAGACTGAACACCTGCAACCAGGACAGCACG GAGAAGACTGCCTTGCTCACTAGGGTCCAACGTACAGATGACACAGGATCAAATGGCAATGGGAAGACACA GATCCATTCTTCAGAGAGCCAGCAAGAGTTCTTCAGGATGCTGGATGAGAAGATAGAAAAG GGGCAGGACTACTGCTCAGAGGAAGAGGATATGACATAG
- the s22bb gene encoding Vesicle-trafficking protein SEC22b-B precursor, translating into MILLTMIARVADGLPLAASMQEDEQSGRDLQHYQSQAKQLCRKLNAQSPNRCTLEAGVMSFHYVIEHGVCYLALCEAVFPKKLVFGYLEDLQTEFNEQHGKKVPTVSRPYSFIEFDVYIQKTKKNYIDSRARRNLGSINTELQDVQRIMVANIEEVLQRGEALSALDTKASNLSSLSKKYRSDAKYLNTRSIYAKIAAGAVFFITLIVYMRFWWI; encoded by the exons ATGATTTTACTGACAATGATCGCTCGAGTAGCAGATGGTCTGCCGCTTGCTGCATCGATGCAAGAAGACGAGCAG TCAGGAAGAGACTTGCAACATTACCAGAGCCAGGCTAAGCAGCTGTGCCGCAAACTAAATGCCCAGAGTCCCAATAGATGTACTCTGGAGGCTGGGGTCATGTCCTTCCA CTATGTAATAGAACATGGCGTGTGCTACTTGGCCTTGTGTGAAGCTGTGTTTCCCAAGAAACTGGTATTTGGGTACCTGGAAGACCTCCAGACAGAATTCAATGAACAGCATGGAAAGAAAGTCCCCACAGTCTCCAGGCCGTACTCTTTCATTGAGTTTG ATGTGTACATCCAGAAGACAAAGAAGAACTACATTGACAGCAGGGCGCGGAGGAACCTGGGCAGCATCAACACAGAACTGCAGGACGTCCAGCGTATCATGGTGGCAAACATTGAAGAGGTCCTGCAACGAGGAGAGGCCTTATCTG CTCTCGACACCAAAGCCAGCAATCtgtccagcctttcaaagaaGTACCGCAGCGATGCCAAGTACCTCAACACCCGATCCATCTATGCCAAGATAGCAGCCGGGGCAGTCTTCTTCATTACACTCATCGTCTATATGCGTTTCTGGTGGATCTGA
- the imp3 gene encoding U3 small nucleolar ribonucleoprotein protein IMP3 has translation MVRKLKFHEQKLLKKVDFINWEVDNNLHEVKVLRKYHIEKREDYTKYNKLSRNIRELAQKIRDLDERDGFRAHSTGQLLEKLYGTGLIPTKQNLALTEKVTASSFCRRRLPTIMVSLRMAQNLTTAITFIEQGHVRVGPEIVTDAAFLVTRNMEDFVTWVDSSKIKQHVMTYNEERDDFDLVV, from the exons ATGGTTCGAAAATTGAAATTTCATGAGCAGAAGCTTTTGAAGAAGGTTGACTTTATCAACTGGGAGGTAGACAACAACCTGCACGAGGTGAAAGTATTGCGGAAGTATCACATCGAGAAGAGAGAAGACTACACCAA GTACAATAAGTTGAGCCGTAACATCAGAGAGCTTGCTCAGAAGATACGTGATCTGGACGAGAGAGATGGCTTCAGAGCCCACAGCACAGGTCAACTACTTGAGAAACT GTACGGTACTGGGCTGATCCCCACCAAACAGAACCTGGCTCTTACAGAGAAAGTCACAGCCTCTTCATTCTGCAG GAGGCGGCTACCCACCATAATGGTAAGCTTACGAATGGCTCAGAACCTGACGACAGCCATCACCTTCATCGAACAGGGAC ATGTGCGTGTGGGACCAGAGATTGTCACAGATGCAGCTTTCCTTGTCACTAG aAATATGGAAGACTTTGTAACATGGGTTGACTCTTCAAAGATCAAACAGCACGTCATGACCTACAatgaggag AGGGATGACTTTGATCTTGTGGTGTAG